The following proteins are co-located in the Hevea brasiliensis isolate MT/VB/25A 57/8 chromosome 11, ASM3005281v1, whole genome shotgun sequence genome:
- the LOC131170592 gene encoding uncharacterized protein LOC131170592 has translation MYILLNCIEVKPYIDIFVNELHMANPNINDKQVDEKLEREFDKWFNKYVHNPSNNISSQFLKDLSKGPLRSVMCYNSYVVNGYKFHTKGYGSHRATMNSGVCIKGTNYSTNESDYYGQLIEVLRLEYPGLPIKRIVLFKCDWFDPTPNVGTKIHPKYKLVDINHKRSFNRYEPFVLAIQAAQVNYSIYPSLKRDKDDWWAVFKIKARSVIDLPEQVNVTTPPAREEPFQEDEMEVPLIQIDDDDDQQQYLNDQNGVLVEINEEDVEDEEELELDSESDEECDDVYDSDTN, from the exons ATGTACATCTTGTTGAATTGTATAGAAGTAAAACCGTACATTGA CATTTTTGTTAATGAGTTACACATGGCCAATCCAAATATCAATGATAAACAAGTTGATGAGAAACTAGAGCGTGAATTTGATAAGTGGTTCAATAAATATGTTCACAATCCCTCCAACAATATATCAAGCCAGTTTTTAAAGGATCtatcaaagggtccattaagaagTGTTATGTGCTACAATAGTTATGTAGTTAATGGTTATAAATTTCACACTAAAGGTTATGGTTCGCATAGGGCAACGATGAACAGTGGGGTATGTATCAAGGGGACTAATTACAGTACTAATGAAAGTGACTACTATGGACAATTAATTGAAGTGCTACGATTGGAGTACCCTGGATTACCAATCAAAAGAATtgtattgtttaaatgtgattggtttgatccaacaccaaatgtgggaacaaagattcatccaaaatataaacttgtggatattaatcataaaagatccttcAATAGGTATGAACCATTTGTTCTTGCTATCCAAGCTGCTCAGGTGAATTATTCCATATATCCAAGCTTAAAACGTGACAAGGATGATTGGTGGGCTGTGTTCAAAATCAAAGCGAGATCTGTTATTGATCTTCCTGAGCAAGTGAATGTGACAACTCCCCCTGCGCGGGAAGAACCATttcaagaagatgaaatggaagtCCCTTTGATTCAAATTGACGATGATGATGATCAACAACAATACTTGAATGATCAAAACGGTGTACTAGTTGAAATTAATGAAGAggatgttgaagatgaagaagagctTGAATTGGACTCAGAAAGTGATGAGGAATGCGATGATGTATATGATAGTGATACTAATTAG
- the LOC131170227 gene encoding uncharacterized protein LOC131170227, whose protein sequence is MCNVRKGKSKVIVPNSTMQKWKEAWSSPEFKAKSHQFTANRCSEIGGVGAGISRHTGGSVSHATHADRMEAQLVRRPFPYELFHKTHTRKGTSDMVDSRAQSIKDAFLALKEQSSQPQEGCSDPPIVDEVALYYQVVGGEKKNRVYGIGSQASIFYPSSSHGSSSSHPIVLDRGNAEEIQQLHQTIATLKDSLVAMEERDRQRELMLEERYRQREQTLEERMQQMMQNMMSQMMQCDS, encoded by the exons ATGTGCAATGTCAGGAAAGGAAAATCCAAGGTCATCGTGCCTAATAGTACAATGCAAAAATGGAAGGAGGCATGGAGTAGCCCAGAGTTTAAAGCCAAGAGCCATCAATTCACTGCTAACCGTTGTAGTGAGATAGGGGGAGTTGGGGCAGGCATCTCTAGACACACAGGGGGTTCAGTTTCACATGCTACTCACGCAGATAGAATG GAAGCCCAGCTTGTACGAAGACCTTTTCCTTATGAACTTTTCCATAAGACCCACACTAGGAAAGGCACCTCCGATATGGTTGATTCACGAGCGCAATCAATTAAG GATGCATTTTTGGCGCTTAAGGAGCAGTCGTCTCAACCACAAGAGGGGTGCAGTGACCCTCCTATTGTAGATGAGGTCGCACTATATTATCAAGTTGTGGGGGGGGAGAAGAAGAACAGGGTTTATGGCATTGGATCTCAAGCATCAATTTTTTACCCTAGCTCATCACATGGATCATCTTCATCGCATCCTATTGTGCTCGATCGAGGCAATGCAGAAGAGATTCAACAATTGCATCAGACTATTGCAACGCTCAAGGATAGTTTGGttgcaatggaggagagagatCGACAACGCGAGTTGATGCTAGAGGAGAGATATAGACAACGTGAGCAGACATTGGAGGAGCGCATGCAACAAATGATGCAAAACATGATGTCACAAATGATGCAGTGCGATTCATGA